The Microbacterium sp. SORGH_AS_0862 genome has a segment encoding these proteins:
- a CDS encoding Dyp-type peroxidase, translating to MSETPASGISRRALLLGGGIGIGGAALGAAGGWALAQSAAPVPDAAPTAGTATVPSRGRTQAGIARPATPQRNGLVVVADTPEITTADGVLAMLASLGDRIDALTDPAATERVVLPDGPGDLTITVGIGPRLVAAIDTSLPGAATLPRFASDASLSDDMRGGDLLISAYASDAGALHASIADVLAAAGGAVRRWTQPCVRGAGEGTIVRNPLGYHDGIIVPHTGDELDENVWIADGPAAGGTIAVIRRLRLDTAGFGALPGERQDAVVGRVRATGDPLSGGGPTAEADLTAKSPDGSYLVPSRSHVRAAHPSFTGSRLMLRRGYAYSNAAGPGQEPDDGLLFMCFQRELDDFVRTQHRLDETDDLMTFATPTASASFLIVPGRTDGALGASLGR from the coding sequence GTGAGCGAGACACCCGCATCCGGGATCAGCCGGCGCGCACTGCTGCTGGGCGGCGGCATCGGAATCGGCGGCGCGGCACTCGGCGCCGCGGGTGGGTGGGCGCTCGCGCAGAGCGCGGCGCCCGTTCCCGATGCTGCTCCGACGGCCGGAACCGCGACCGTTCCCTCGCGGGGGCGCACGCAGGCGGGCATCGCTCGTCCGGCCACGCCGCAGCGCAACGGACTGGTGGTCGTCGCCGACACCCCCGAGATCACCACGGCGGACGGAGTGCTCGCGATGCTGGCATCGCTCGGCGACCGCATCGACGCTCTCACCGATCCCGCAGCCACCGAGCGCGTCGTGCTGCCGGACGGCCCCGGCGACCTGACGATCACGGTCGGCATCGGTCCTCGACTGGTCGCCGCGATCGACACGTCGCTCCCGGGAGCGGCGACGCTCCCGCGCTTCGCGAGCGACGCGTCACTGTCCGATGACATGCGCGGCGGGGACCTGCTGATCTCGGCCTATGCGTCGGATGCGGGTGCGCTGCACGCGAGCATCGCCGATGTCCTCGCCGCCGCAGGTGGCGCCGTCCGCCGGTGGACGCAGCCTTGCGTCCGAGGCGCCGGCGAGGGCACCATCGTGCGCAATCCGCTCGGGTACCACGACGGGATCATCGTGCCGCACACAGGCGACGAGCTCGACGAGAACGTCTGGATCGCCGACGGCCCGGCAGCCGGAGGGACGATCGCGGTCATCCGGCGCCTCCGACTCGACACCGCCGGGTTCGGCGCACTGCCGGGCGAGCGGCAGGATGCGGTCGTCGGCCGCGTGCGCGCCACGGGCGATCCCCTGTCCGGCGGTGGCCCCACGGCCGAGGCGGACCTGACGGCGAAGAGCCCGGACGGCAGCTATCTCGTGCCGTCGCGCTCGCACGTGCGCGCGGCCCACCCCTCGTTCACGGGCAGCCGGCTCATGCTCCGGCGCGGGTACGCGTACAGCAATGCCGCAGGCCCCGGACAGGAGCCCGACGACGGCCTGCTGTTCATGTGCTTCCAGCGGGAGCTCGACGACTTCGTGCGCACTCAGCATCGCCTCGACGAGACGGACGACCTGATGACGTTCGCCACGCCGACCGCATCCGCGTCGTTCCTCATCGTTCCGGGGCGGACGGACGGCGCCCTCGGCGCGAGCCTCGGTCGCTGA